In Chitinophagales bacterium, one DNA window encodes the following:
- the radA gene encoding DNA repair protein RadA codes for MAANKTIFLCQHCGAQSPKWIGKCPSCGEWNTYVEEVIRKESRAANWRKKDRGLKELRPQRIDEISNELNKRYVTPDEEINRVLGGGIVAGSIILIGGEPGFGKSTLLLQLALRLKGKKVLYVSGEESEQQIKLRAERLQQQHAECYVLTETNTENIFFQVASLEPDILIIDSIQTMQTPTIDASAGSVSQVRECTNELLRYAKESGTPVFLVGHITKEGTLAGPKVLEHMVDTVLQLEGDRHYAYRILRTIKNRYGSASELGIYELTSTGMREVKNASELLITQRDEAVSGIAIASMMEGIRPMLIETQALVTPSVYGTPQRTSTGFDLRRMNMLLAVLEKRCGFHFGVKDVFLNIAGGLRVEDPAIDLAVVAALLSSYEDVPVQNNYCFSGEVGLSGEIRAVNRIEQRISEADKLGLQKIFVSKYNRKGLDVSKYAIEVNWVGKVEDIINRLI; via the coding sequence ATGGCTGCAAACAAGACCATTTTCTTATGCCAGCACTGTGGCGCACAGTCTCCTAAATGGATCGGGAAATGTCCATCCTGTGGTGAATGGAATACTTATGTGGAAGAAGTGATCCGGAAGGAAAGCAGGGCTGCGAACTGGCGCAAGAAAGACCGCGGACTGAAAGAACTTCGGCCGCAGCGAATTGATGAAATCAGTAATGAACTGAATAAAAGATATGTGACGCCCGATGAGGAGATCAACAGGGTATTAGGAGGCGGAATTGTAGCGGGCTCCATTATCTTGATTGGCGGAGAGCCCGGATTCGGGAAATCGACATTGCTGTTGCAACTGGCCCTCAGGCTCAAAGGGAAAAAAGTACTGTATGTGTCGGGCGAAGAGAGTGAGCAACAGATAAAGCTTCGTGCAGAACGGCTGCAGCAGCAGCATGCGGAATGTTATGTACTCACGGAAACCAATACGGAAAATATTTTCTTCCAGGTGGCTTCCCTGGAGCCGGATATTCTCATCATTGACTCCATTCAAACCATGCAGACACCGACGATTGATGCATCGGCCGGAAGTGTGTCGCAGGTGCGGGAATGTACCAATGAATTGCTGCGCTATGCCAAGGAATCAGGAACACCTGTTTTCCTGGTCGGACATATCACTAAGGAAGGTACGCTGGCGGGGCCGAAGGTGCTGGAACACATGGTTGATACCGTTTTACAACTCGAAGGTGACCGTCACTATGCTTACCGTATTTTGCGTACCATTAAAAACAGGTACGGTTCCGCCTCTGAGCTGGGCATCTATGAACTAACGTCGACAGGTATGAGGGAAGTGAAGAATGCTTCCGAACTGCTCATCACACAACGCGATGAAGCTGTAAGTGGTATTGCAATCGCTTCCATGATGGAAGGCATACGGCCAATGCTGATAGAAACACAGGCACTGGTGACTCCTTCCGTATATGGAACGCCTCAGCGTACTTCCACCGGATTTGATTTAAGAAGGATGAATATGCTGCTGGCGGTTTTGGAAAAACGTTGCGGCTTTCATTTTGGCGTAAAGGATGTGTTCCTGAACATTGCCGGCGGATTACGCGTGGAAGATCCGGCAATTGACCTGGCCGTTGTGGCTGCATTGCTGTCTTCTTATGAAGATGTGCCTGTTCAGAATAATTACTGCTTTTCGGGGGAAGTAGGACTCTCCGGCGAGATCAGGGCAGTGAACCGGATTGAACAACGTATCAGTGAAGCGGATAAACTGGGCCTGCAGAAAATATTTGTTTCCAAATACAACCGTAAGGGTTTGGATGTTTCCAAATATGCGATTGAAGTAAACTGGGTGGGAAAAGTGGAAGATATTATCAACCGCTTGATTTAA
- a CDS encoding OmpA family protein, whose protein sequence is MMRYRVMLSLLLLAGLFSACVPAKKLEDATALNSRLMDENSSMRKQLDEQGSQLKMLTEKINEANDQVNKLAGDTAYLGEKYRKANEINSDVNELYEQAIQQNQLLVSKASSERLALNDSLKKKQADLYNKGKELDSLQQNLAAREKKLSELQSMLHQKDSAASALKAQLNKALLGFEKSDLTVEQRNGKVYVSMAEKLLFKSGSTAVDPKGADALRKLAVVLKQNPDLTIEVEGHTDNVPLAGTGAMKDNWDLSVLRATSIIRILTENGVDPRQITASGRGEYFPVASNTSPEGKSKNRRTEIILSPRLDELMKILGN, encoded by the coding sequence ATGATGAGATACAGAGTAATGTTGTCGCTGCTCCTGCTTGCCGGGCTTTTCAGTGCCTGTGTTCCCGCTAAGAAGCTGGAAGATGCCACTGCGCTGAACAGCAGGCTGATGGATGAAAACAGCAGCATGCGAAAACAGTTGGATGAACAGGGCAGTCAGCTGAAGATGCTTACAGAGAAGATTAATGAAGCAAATGACCAGGTGAATAAACTGGCAGGCGATACTGCTTACCTGGGAGAAAAATACCGGAAAGCGAATGAGATCAATAGTGATGTCAATGAACTGTACGAACAGGCTATTCAACAGAATCAGTTGCTGGTATCAAAGGCTTCTTCAGAGCGGTTGGCGCTCAATGATTCACTGAAGAAGAAACAGGCGGATCTGTATAATAAAGGAAAGGAGCTTGATTCATTACAGCAAAACCTGGCGGCACGTGAGAAGAAACTGTCTGAGCTTCAATCAATGCTTCATCAAAAGGACTCTGCTGCTTCCGCATTAAAAGCACAGCTGAATAAGGCTTTGCTCGGATTTGAAAAAAGCGATCTGACCGTGGAACAACGCAATGGCAAGGTGTACGTTAGCATGGCGGAAAAACTCTTGTTCAAATCAGGCAGCACTGCAGTGGATCCCAAAGGAGCTGATGCACTCAGGAAGCTGGCTGTTGTGCTGAAACAGAATCCGGATCTTACTATTGAAGTGGAAGGCCATACCGATAATGTTCCGCTGGCAGGAACCGGTGCCATGAAAGATAATTGGGATCTGAGTGTTTTACGTGCCACCAGCATCATCAGGATACTCACGGAAAACGGCGTTGACCCGAGGCAAATAACAGCATCGGGCAGGGGCGAATATTTCCCGGTTGCCTCCAACACTTCACCGGAAGGAAAATCAAAAAACAGGCGCACGGAAATCATTCTCTCCCCGCGGCTGGATGAATTGATGAAGATATTGGGTAACTAA
- a CDS encoding T9SS type A sorting domain-containing protein: MRKLFLLSAVIAMMATSAFSQQVNRCGTTEVMQQLFEENPGYQEELQKIDAFTSEYIKANPSGTRTQVTIPVVFHVVYNTTAENISDAKVLSQLDVLNQDYRRLNPDVNETPAVFAGVAADCEINFCLAARDPSGNATTGITRTSTTKTSFSSNNNVKFASQGGHDVWDRSKYLNIWICDLGSGLLGYAQFPGGPANTDGVVIDYAYTGNIGATPPYQYGRSATHEVGHWLNLYHIWGDDGNGCNGSDQVSDTPNQADETYGCPLPTVRISCTNGPNGDMYSNYMDYTDDGCMNLFTTGQKSRMQALFGVGGSRVSILSSDGCTPPGGGGTCNVPAGLNVTGITSSGATLNWSAATGALTYNIQYRMVGSGTWTSTTSATTSKAISGLSSSTQYEFQVQSSCSGGNTSAFSASTNFTTGAPSCTDAYEANNTKSTAKPISTGVTINALINVSTDVDFFSFANTVSEPNIQVALTSLPANYNLDLYDPNGTKIVASKKTGTQDDIINYNTSVVGTYKARVYSTGGAANATVCYALTASISSSPFRTVELAAQVIGGEMTNIYPNPSNGNMVVEYSSTSNSAVQLIAYDMLGKVIFNQSTFATEGTNTYSINISNIATGMYMFEVRNGNEASRMKFSIDK, encoded by the coding sequence ATGAGAAAATTGTTTCTACTTTCTGCTGTCATTGCAATGATGGCAACTTCAGCCTTCTCCCAGCAGGTAAACCGTTGCGGAACTACTGAAGTAATGCAACAACTCTTCGAGGAAAATCCCGGTTACCAGGAGGAATTGCAAAAGATTGATGCATTCACCAGTGAATACATCAAGGCAAATCCTTCCGGAACGCGCACGCAGGTTACCATTCCTGTTGTGTTTCACGTTGTTTACAATACCACTGCTGAAAATATTTCAGACGCAAAGGTATTATCACAACTGGACGTGTTGAACCAGGACTACCGTCGTTTGAATCCTGATGTTAATGAAACACCTGCTGTTTTTGCCGGTGTAGCTGCTGACTGCGAAATCAACTTCTGCCTTGCAGCACGCGATCCTTCAGGAAATGCCACTACCGGTATCACCCGTACTTCCACCACCAAGACTTCATTCTCCAGCAATAACAATGTGAAGTTCGCTTCACAGGGCGGACATGATGTCTGGGACCGCAGTAAATACCTGAACATCTGGATCTGCGACCTTGGCAGCGGATTGCTGGGATATGCACAATTCCCCGGCGGCCCCGCTAACACGGACGGCGTTGTAATTGATTATGCTTACACCGGCAACATTGGTGCTACGCCTCCTTATCAGTATGGCAGGTCAGCTACCCATGAGGTTGGCCACTGGCTGAATCTTTATCACATCTGGGGTGATGATGGTAACGGCTGCAATGGCTCTGACCAGGTAAGCGATACACCAAATCAGGCAGATGAGACCTATGGTTGCCCGCTTCCTACGGTTCGTATCAGCTGTACCAATGGTCCTAACGGCGACATGTATTCCAACTACATGGATTACACGGATGATGGTTGCATGAACCTCTTCACGACCGGCCAGAAATCAAGAATGCAGGCTTTGTTTGGCGTAGGTGGTTCACGCGTTTCCATTCTTTCTTCTGATGGTTGCACCCCTCCGGGCGGTGGCGGAACCTGTAATGTGCCTGCAGGCTTAAATGTCACCGGTATCACTTCCTCAGGCGCTACTTTAAACTGGAGTGCTGCTACCGGCGCATTGACCTACAATATTCAATACAGAATGGTAGGTTCAGGCACCTGGACTTCTACTACTTCGGCTACCACTTCTAAAGCGATCAGCGGCCTGAGTTCAAGCACACAATATGAATTCCAGGTTCAATCATCATGCTCCGGCGGAAATACGAGTGCTTTCTCTGCTTCTACTAACTTCACTACCGGCGCACCAAGTTGCACCGATGCTTACGAAGCTAATAATACAAAATCAACCGCTAAGCCGATCTCTACCGGTGTTACCATTAATGCTTTGATTAATGTCTCCACAGATGTTGACTTCTTCTCATTTGCCAACACTGTTTCAGAGCCGAATATACAGGTAGCGCTCACCTCTTTGCCGGCCAACTACAACCTTGATCTTTATGACCCGAACGGTACTAAGATCGTGGCTTCCAAGAAGACAGGCACGCAGGATGATATTATCAACTATAACACTAGCGTGGTGGGTACTTACAAAGCAAGAGTTTACAGCACCGGCGGTGCAGCCAATGCAACTGTTTGCTATGCACTTACCGCTAGTATCAGCAGCTCACCTTTCCGTACTGTTGAACTTGCTGCCCAGGTAATTGGCGGTGAAATGACCAACATCTACCCGAATCCTTCCAACGGTAACATGGTAGTTGAATACAGCAGTACTTCAAATTCTGCCGTACAACTCATCGCGTATGATATGCTTGGCAAGGTTATCTTCAACCAGTCGACTTTTGCGACAGAAGGTACCAACACTTACAGCATTAACATCAGCAACATTGCTACCGGAATGTACATGTTCGAAGTGCGCAATGGCAATGAAGCCAGCCGCATGAAGTTCAGCATCGATAAGTAA
- a CDS encoding septal ring lytic transglycosylase RlpA family protein — translation MKPFRQYLLMAALCLLYGTSHAQKLYSTTGHASYYASKFDGRKTANGEIFSNRKLTAAHLTLPFGTLVRVTNLKNNKSVIVRINDRGPYIKSRIIDLSRAAADSLDIIHAGWAMVKVEEVSPEPVIVLNTLPVPPLADPYKLCFPEDWIGEWDGILKIYSERGLEKNVPMKLTIMPTPALDRYCWDIIYDGIPRNYELVVRDSALGSYSLDERNGIDIMSGLFGNHFVSRFSVMGSLLDCDYELLNYDELKFSIAAGRESIQWSTGNIEHPADTIPLIGVYSISNLQVATLQRVKQ, via the coding sequence ATGAAACCATTCCGGCAATATTTGTTGATGGCAGCCTTGTGTCTGTTGTACGGCACAAGTCATGCACAAAAACTGTATTCCACTACCGGTCATGCCTCCTATTATGCTTCCAAGTTTGATGGCCGCAAAACAGCGAATGGAGAAATTTTTTCCAACAGGAAATTAACGGCAGCGCACCTTACACTTCCCTTTGGCACGCTGGTAAGGGTAACCAATCTGAAAAACAACAAGTCTGTAATAGTGCGCATAAATGACAGGGGGCCATATATTAAAAGCCGCATCATTGATCTTTCCCGTGCCGCGGCAGATTCGCTCGATATCATACATGCCGGCTGGGCCATGGTGAAAGTGGAGGAGGTGAGTCCTGAGCCGGTGATTGTTTTGAATACGCTGCCGGTACCTCCGCTGGCTGATCCGTATAAATTGTGTTTTCCGGAAGATTGGATCGGAGAATGGGACGGCATATTAAAAATATATTCTGAACGCGGCCTGGAGAAAAATGTGCCGATGAAACTGACGATTATGCCGACGCCGGCCCTTGACCGTTACTGCTGGGATATTATTTACGATGGCATTCCGCGCAATTATGAGTTAGTGGTGCGCGACTCGGCACTGGGTTCCTACTCGCTGGATGAGCGCAACGGCATTGATATCATGAGTGGATTATTCGGTAACCACTTTGTCAGCCGGTTTTCTGTTATGGGAAGCCTCCTCGATTGTGATTATGAATTGCTGAACTATGATGAGCTGAAGTTCAGTATCGCTGCCGGCAGGGAAAGCATTCAGTGGTCTACCGGAAATATTGAGCACCCTGCCGATACCATCCCATTAATTGGCGTGTACAGCATTTCCAATCTGCAGGTAGCCACGCTGCAACGGGTGAAGCAGTAA
- a CDS encoding deoxyhypusine synthase family protein → MPQGPVSQFMEKHYRHFNAAAMMDAAKAYVQHLDDGGKMMVTLAGAMSTAELGISFAEMIRKDKVQIISCTGANLEEDIMNLVAHSHYKRVPGYRDLTPKDEWDLLENHYNRVTDTCIPEEEAFRRIQQHIYKIWQEAETKSERYFPHEYMYKMLLSGVLEQYYEIDPENSWMLAAAKKNIPIIVPGWEDSTMGNIFASYVIKNQLKASTMKSGIEYMVQLSDWYRKNSGGKGVGFFQVGGGIAGDFPICVVPMMYQDLEWHDVPFWSYFCQISDSTTSYGSYSGAVPNEKITWGKLGIDTPKFIVESDASIVAPLMFGWILGW, encoded by the coding sequence ATGCCACAGGGACCTGTTTCGCAGTTTATGGAAAAACATTACCGCCATTTCAACGCTGCTGCCATGATGGATGCTGCCAAAGCATATGTGCAGCATCTGGATGATGGCGGAAAGATGATGGTAACGCTGGCCGGTGCCATGAGTACCGCTGAACTGGGGATTTCCTTTGCAGAGATGATACGAAAGGATAAAGTGCAGATTATCTCCTGCACCGGCGCCAACCTGGAAGAGGATATCATGAATCTTGTGGCGCACAGTCACTATAAACGCGTGCCCGGTTACCGCGACCTGACACCGAAGGATGAATGGGACTTGCTCGAAAATCATTATAACAGGGTTACCGATACCTGTATTCCAGAGGAAGAAGCCTTTCGCAGGATACAGCAGCATATATATAAGATCTGGCAGGAAGCTGAGACGAAAAGCGAGCGTTACTTTCCGCACGAATACATGTACAAGATGCTGCTGAGTGGCGTGTTGGAGCAGTACTATGAGATTGATCCGGAAAATTCATGGATGCTGGCAGCGGCAAAGAAAAATATTCCGATTATAGTGCCCGGTTGGGAAGACTCTACCATGGGAAATATATTCGCCAGCTATGTGATCAAAAATCAGTTGAAGGCATCAACGATGAAGTCGGGCATTGAATACATGGTACAACTCTCCGACTGGTACAGGAAAAATTCAGGTGGTAAAGGAGTAGGGTTTTTCCAGGTTGGAGGCGGTATTGCAGGTGATTTTCCTATCTGCGTTGTGCCGATGATGTACCAGGACCTGGAATGGCATGATGTTCCTTTCTGGAGTTATTTCTGCCAGATATCCGATTCAACCACCAGTTATGGTTCCTACAGCGGCGCCGTGCCAAATGAAAAAATTACATGGGGAAAGCTGGGAATTGACACTCCGAAATTTATCGTGGAATCAGATGCAAGCATCGTTGCACCACTGATGTTTGGATGGATATTGGGCTGGTGA
- the rpiB gene encoding ribose 5-phosphate isomerase B has protein sequence MNDKKVIAIGCDHAGFEYKESLREWLGSQGYVVINFGTDSLSSVDYPDFVHPLCRAIEQAEAALGILLCGSANGVAITANKHLKIRAAICWTVEIAHLARQHNDANVICLPARFVSLESAKLMVTEFINTSFEGGRHQRRVEKIAEL, from the coding sequence ATGAATGACAAAAAAGTAATCGCCATCGGTTGCGACCATGCAGGTTTTGAGTATAAAGAATCATTACGCGAATGGCTCGGCAGCCAGGGTTATGTCGTAATCAATTTTGGAACAGACTCATTATCCTCCGTAGATTATCCTGACTTCGTTCATCCTTTGTGCCGGGCTATTGAGCAGGCAGAAGCCGCCCTCGGTATTCTCCTTTGTGGAAGTGCCAACGGCGTAGCAATTACCGCTAATAAGCATTTGAAGATTCGTGCCGCCATTTGCTGGACCGTGGAGATAGCGCATCTCGCCCGTCAGCACAACGATGCCAATGTGATTTGCCTGCCTGCCCGCTTTGTTTCGCTGGAGTCTGCAAAACTGATGGTGACGGAATTCATCAATACCTCATTTGAAGGTGGCCGTCATCAGCGCAGGGTGGAGAAGATTGCTGAGCTTTAA
- a CDS encoding TPM domain-containing protein, with product MATSGTFLSAEQQAQIVTAIREAEGKSSGEIKVYFEKNCRKDLLDRAVEIFHKLKMEQTALKTGVLIYIAYGDRVFAIIGDSGINEKVPAGFWESTKTLMEGYFREEKFTEGLLKGIKLAGEQLSQFFEISGNNTNEISDDIIISNE from the coding sequence ATGGCAACATCCGGTACATTTCTATCTGCTGAACAGCAGGCACAGATTGTGACTGCTATCAGGGAAGCGGAAGGCAAATCTTCAGGCGAGATAAAAGTCTATTTCGAAAAAAACTGCAGGAAAGACCTGCTCGACCGTGCCGTGGAAATATTCCACAAGCTAAAGATGGAACAGACCGCGCTGAAAACAGGTGTGCTGATTTACATTGCCTATGGTGACCGTGTCTTTGCGATAATCGGTGATAGCGGCATCAATGAAAAAGTTCCTGCCGGTTTCTGGGAATCCACCAAAACGCTGATGGAAGGTTACTTCAGGGAAGAAAAATTTACGGAAGGATTGCTGAAAGGCATCAAACTGGCCGGCGAACAACTGAGTCAGTTCTTCGAAATTTCCGGTAACAACACCAATGAAATCTCTGACGATATCATCATAAGTAATGAATAA
- the tatC gene encoding twin-arginine translocase subunit TatC, giving the protein MGWLDGFIQRRGGRDAEMSFLEHLEELRWHIIRSLLAIIIVGIVLFLNKSFVFDQVILAPKNPQFWTYRMMCRLGDLLHWKSLCTTEISFTLTNIDLSAPFMIHLQIAFVLGLVFTFPYIFWEFWKFVKPALFEGEQKQAGGAVFAASLLFYLGVLFGYYLIVPFTVNFLGSYQVSEEVKNNINLSSYIDTVTGLSFSCGLVFEFPLLIYFLAKVGLTTHELLSQYRKMALVVILLIAAVITPSPDMFSQTLVAVPLYGLFEIGIIISRKVAANRKLVAENESADDTYHAA; this is encoded by the coding sequence ATGGGTTGGTTAGATGGATTTATTCAGCGCAGGGGTGGCCGTGATGCGGAGATGTCGTTTCTCGAACACCTGGAGGAATTACGCTGGCATATCATCCGTTCTTTGCTGGCCATCATCATCGTCGGCATTGTTTTGTTTCTGAACAAATCATTTGTTTTCGACCAGGTGATACTGGCACCGAAGAATCCGCAGTTCTGGACATACCGGATGATGTGCCGGCTTGGTGACCTGCTGCACTGGAAAAGTTTGTGCACTACTGAAATTTCCTTTACGCTGACCAATATCGATCTGTCGGCACCATTCATGATCCACCTGCAGATCGCTTTTGTACTCGGCCTGGTATTCACTTTTCCCTATATCTTCTGGGAGTTCTGGAAGTTTGTTAAGCCTGCATTGTTTGAAGGAGAACAAAAACAGGCCGGTGGTGCCGTTTTCGCCGCCTCCCTGCTTTTTTACCTGGGCGTGTTATTCGGTTATTACCTCATTGTTCCGTTTACGGTAAATTTTTTGGGTTCTTACCAGGTGAGTGAGGAGGTGAAGAACAATATCAACCTTTCCTCTTATATTGATACGGTAACCGGCTTAAGTTTTTCCTGCGGATTGGTTTTTGAATTTCCGTTGCTGATTTATTTTCTGGCAAAGGTGGGGCTGACAACCCACGAGCTCTTGTCGCAATACCGGAAAATGGCGCTGGTGGTGATCTTGCTGATTGCAGCTGTCATCACGCCTTCGCCGGATATGTTCAGTCAGACTCTCGTGGCCGTACCTTTATATGGATTGTTTGAAATAGGCATCATCATTTCCAGGAAGGTGGCAGCCAACCGCAAGCTGGTTGCGGAGAACGAATCGGCAGATGATACCTACCATGCAGCATAA
- a CDS encoding carboxymuconolactone decarboxylase family protein: MSQSADEFNAYRSRMNEKILAQNNKVINRLYNLDTNTYAEGALPVKTKEMLGLVASMVLRCDDCIKYHLGKCKEEGVTTDEIYEVFAVANIVGGTIVIPHFRRAVEYWEELG, translated from the coding sequence ATGAGCCAGTCAGCAGATGAATTCAACGCTTACCGTTCGAGGATGAATGAGAAGATTCTTGCACAAAACAACAAAGTGATTAACCGGTTATACAATCTTGATACTAATACGTATGCTGAAGGTGCATTGCCTGTGAAGACCAAGGAAATGCTCGGCCTGGTGGCATCGATGGTGCTCCGCTGCGATGACTGCATCAAGTATCATCTTGGAAAATGCAAAGAGGAAGGTGTGACCACTGATGAAATTTATGAGGTGTTTGCGGTTGCTAATATTGTCGGCGGGACGATTGTGATTCCTCATTTCAGAAGAGCCGTGGAGTATTGGGAGGAATTAGGTTAA
- a CDS encoding LemA family protein translates to MNKTIITIAVIALIAFVLYSTFKGAYNNMVTKGEDTKSKWSQVESQYQRRTDLYNSVVKVIEGSANFEKSTLVEVIQARANATAVNVDASKLTAESIQQFQQAQDQLSSAFSKLMVVVERYPELQTTQQFKDFQTQIEGTENRINKSRDDFNLSVQDYNTYIKKFPTNLIAGMFGFAEKGYFKSNAGSENAPDINFKINSSAPDTAR, encoded by the coding sequence ATGAACAAAACCATTATCACCATTGCAGTCATCGCATTGATTGCATTCGTGCTGTACTCTACCTTCAAAGGCGCCTACAACAACATGGTGACAAAGGGAGAGGATACCAAATCCAAGTGGTCGCAGGTGGAAAGCCAGTATCAGCGCCGCACCGATCTTTATAACAGCGTAGTGAAAGTGATTGAAGGTTCTGCCAACTTCGAAAAGAGCACACTCGTAGAGGTGATCCAGGCAAGGGCCAATGCCACTGCAGTAAATGTGGATGCTTCCAAACTGACTGCGGAATCTATTCAGCAATTTCAACAGGCCCAGGATCAGCTGAGTTCGGCATTCAGCAAGCTTATGGTAGTGGTAGAACGCTATCCTGAGCTGCAAACCACACAGCAATTCAAGGACTTTCAAACGCAGATTGAAGGCACTGAAAACCGCATCAATAAATCGCGCGATGACTTCAACCTCTCGGTGCAGGATTACAATACCTACATCAAAAAATTTCCCACCAACCTGATAGCCGGCATGTTTGGATTTGCGGAAAAAGGTTATTTCAAATCCAATGCAGGTTCAGAGAATGCACCTGACATCAACTTTAAGATCAACTCATCCGCGCCTGATACGGCCAGGTAA
- a CDS encoding TPM domain-containing protein has product MILLTTGWYCMAFDIPSRPQPPRLVNDFAGMLSSEQADRLETKLDDYSDSTSTQIAIVTIVSLDGSDITQTAYRIGDAWGVGGKNQDNGVVILLSRDDRSVWVATGKGMEGAVPDVTAKKIIDNIMLPSFRNGDFYSGLDEGTDAIMKLASGEFVDELGDQQSQDKIPLIVIIIIIIIILFIISRNNRGRGGRYISRGGTFSPWYWGGGGFGSGGFGGRGFGGGGGGGFGGFGGGSFGGGGAGGRW; this is encoded by the coding sequence ATGATACTGTTGACAACAGGATGGTATTGCATGGCCTTTGATATTCCGTCAAGGCCCCAACCACCCAGGCTGGTGAATGATTTTGCCGGCATGCTGAGCAGCGAACAGGCGGATCGTCTGGAAACAAAGCTGGATGATTACAGTGATTCCACCTCCACACAAATTGCCATCGTCACCATTGTATCCCTTGATGGCAGCGACATCACGCAAACAGCTTACCGCATAGGTGATGCATGGGGTGTTGGCGGAAAAAATCAGGATAATGGTGTGGTAATCCTGCTTTCAAGAGATGACAGGAGTGTATGGGTTGCCACCGGAAAAGGTATGGAAGGTGCTGTTCCTGATGTGACAGCCAAAAAAATCATCGACAATATCATGCTGCCTTCCTTCAGGAACGGAGATTTCTATTCCGGGCTTGATGAGGGAACGGATGCCATCATGAAGCTGGCTTCGGGTGAATTTGTGGATGAACTCGGCGATCAGCAGTCACAGGATAAAATTCCGCTCATCGTCATCATTATCATCATCATCATTATTCTGTTTATCATTTCAAGAAACAACCGTGGCCGCGGCGGAAGGTACATCAGCCGTGGCGGCACCTTTTCGCCCTGGTACTGGGGAGGCGGCGGCTTTGGCAGTGGCGGCTTCGGCGGCAGGGGATTTGGAGGAGGCGGAGGTGGAGGCTTTGGTGGATTTGGAGGCGGAAGTTTTGGCGGTGGTGGTGCCGGTGGCCGGTGGTGA
- the blaOXA gene encoding class D beta-lactamase, with amino-acid sequence MESCTPSGNHRQDLKPYFDAFQVDGCFELFDLNKGDFTDYNTDRCSQRFIPASTFKIFNALVGLQLGVVSDEHYVMHWDSVQRSVPSWNHDQDMEEAMRNSTVWYYQEVARKIGPGKMQQYLNLVHYGNANMTGAIDSFWLNGGLRISCDEQIEFLKDFYQNTYHFSNPAIAAVKKMLVLVDTMGYRLSGKTGWGEMKGEETGGQALNIGWFVGYVEKEGNVYFFATNISSPEPAPENFGSASRQITLKILEEMGIVSNTTLSGSLQAH; translated from the coding sequence ATGGAATCCTGCACACCGTCCGGTAATCACCGGCAGGATCTGAAACCTTATTTTGATGCGTTCCAGGTAGACGGCTGCTTTGAGTTGTTTGATCTGAACAAAGGCGATTTCACCGACTACAACACCGACCGTTGCAGTCAGCGATTTATTCCTGCATCCACATTTAAAATATTCAATGCACTTGTTGGACTGCAGCTGGGTGTTGTGTCCGATGAGCACTATGTCATGCACTGGGACAGTGTGCAGCGATCCGTTCCTTCCTGGAACCACGATCAGGATATGGAAGAAGCAATGAGAAATTCTACCGTATGGTATTACCAGGAGGTGGCGCGAAAAATCGGGCCGGGCAAAATGCAGCAGTATCTCAACCTCGTGCACTATGGCAATGCGAATATGACCGGTGCGATAGACAGCTTCTGGCTGAATGGCGGCCTGCGCATTTCCTGCGATGAACAAATTGAATTTCTGAAAGATTTTTACCAGAATACATACCACTTTTCAAACCCTGCCATAGCGGCTGTCAAAAAAATGCTAGTGCTGGTGGATACGATGGGCTACCGGCTGAGCGGAAAAACAGGATGGGGAGAAATGAAGGGCGAAGAAACCGGAGGACAGGCCTTAAACATCGGCTGGTTTGTAGGTTATGTGGAGAAAGAGGGGAATGTTTATTTTTTCGCCACCAATATCAGCTCACCGGAACCTGCGCCTGAAAATTTTGGAAGCGCAAGCCGGCAGATCACCTTAAAAATTCTGGAGGAAATGGGCATCGTCAGCAACACAACCCTATCAGGTTCTTTACAAGCACATTGA